GCCATGGACGCGGCGATGAACTCGATGGCGCAGCAGGCGAGGCCGAAGTTGAAGACCCAGAGGCTGTAGCGGCGGCCCCAGTTGAGGACCACCTTCATCGGTTCGGGCGCGAGCCGGGCCAGGGTGCCCAGGCGCCGCGGCTCCGGCAGGAACTGCGGGCCTTCGCCCTCGGACGCGGCTGCGGAGCTGTGGGAGGCGGGAGTCACGTCCATTCCAGGACGCCCTTCTTCCATGCGTAGAGCAGGCCGATGGCGAGGAAGCCGAGGAAGAGGAACATCTCCACCAGCGTCACACCACCGAAACCGGGGGCGGCGAAGATCGTCGCCCAGGGGAAAAGGAAGATCGAGTCGACGGCGAAGATGACGTAGAGGAAGGCGTACACGTAGTAGCGGACCTGGGTGTGCGCCCAGCCCTCGCCGACGGGGTCCACGCCGCACTCGTACGTCAACAGCTTCTCGGGCGTCGGCACCACGGGCCGCAGCAGCCGCCCGGCACCGAAGGCCACGGCCACGAAGAGCACCCCGATCACGGCGATGATGCCGACGACCGAGTAGCCCTGGAAATAGTCCGCGGCGACGGTGGTGCCCACGGTCGCGTCCGGCACGTCCGCCCCTCGCTCCCTGACTGCGCTTGTTCAACGACTTCGACGATCTGTACGGACGGGAGTCTAGGCCCTGCACCGGCCGCGGTGAGCAGCCGGATCGTCGCGGACGGTGGGGTTGTCCCTACATCGCCCTACCTGGGCGGCAGGCAGCGTAGACGGCGCGGTCGGTTGTCTCAGAAGGTGTCTCACGGAGCGGACGGGTGCGGGGTGATCCGGGCGGGGCGGGACGTCGTGCCTCTCGTCGTTGGTCTCGCCTGGTCGCCGGGGCAGCGGCTTGTCACCGGGGCGGCGGCCCGGCGGGAGGCTGGGCGGGGCCGGAGTGGACAGGACCGGAGTGAGCGGGGGCGGAGTGGGCGGCGCCGGGGTGAGCGGGACCGGAGTGGCCGCCGTCCGGGGCCGCCGGTGCGCCCCGGCCCGTACGCTGCCGGCCCGGTCCGCGCGAGACGGCCCGGTTCATCGCCTCGGCGGCGATGCGCGCCGCCGCCTGCAGCGTCCGTTCGCCGAGCAGTTCCGTGCGGATCGCGCCGCCCGCCGCGAGATGGCGGTCATAGGGGAGCGGGAGCACCGTCGCGCCGCCGACGCCCAGATGCTCGGTGGCCCTGCGCAGGTCCAGCCCGGAATCGGGGGACACATGGCTGAGCACCACCACCGTCGTCGGCAGCATGCCGGGGTGGAGCCCTCCGGCCCAGTCCAGTACGGAGCGGGTGGCCGCCACGCCCTCCGGGGTCGCCGGGGACACCAGCACCCGCGCCTGCGTCGTCACCAGCGCGGTCCGCGCCACCTCGGCGGGCAGCGTCTCGCAGTCCACGACGGTGGTCGCGAAGTACCGGCGCAGGGACGTCATCACCACCCGGTAGGTGTCGATGTCCAGCCTCGTCCCGATGGCGCCCTGGCTGCCGGGCAGCAGCCAGCCGCCACCGGGGAACGGGATCAGATAGCCGGTCAGGTCCGTGATCAGCATCGAAGGATCCACTATCTGCGCCAGGTCGGTGCCCGACCAGCGCACTTCCCGCGCGCCCAGCCGGTGCGGCAGCGTGCCGAGCGCCGGATCGGCCTCGATCGCCAGCACCGGATCGGCGCGGTAGTGCGCATAGGTGAGGGCCAGCAGGGCGGCGACGGTGGACTTGCCCGCACCGCCCCGGATGCTCGTCACGGAGATCTGCCGGCCGGTGGCCACCGGTTGCTGGATGGCGTACGCGGTCTCTGTGACGGCGGCGGTCTCCGCGGCGGGCGACGAGGCGATCGCGCGCCGCACGGCCCGCCCCGCGCGCTGCGCGACGGACTCTCCGTGCCGCGGCTTGGACCGCACGGCGTCCAGCTCGGGCGGCAGCAGCGGCACCGAGACGGGTGTGGGCTGGGACCGGCGTACGGGCGTGGGCTGGGACCGGCGTACGGGCGTGGGCTGGGACCGGCGTACGGGCGTGGGCGTGGGCGTGTGAACAGGGTCGGGCGGGGGTGGGGCGGTGAAAGAGGCCGCCGGGCTGGAGGGGGCCGTCGCGGTGGGCGGGGGCGGCGTGGCGGACGGGTGCGGCGTGGCGTGGGGAGCCATGGCGGCTTGGGGGGCTGGTGTGCCGTACGCGATCGGTGCGCCATGCGCGGCCGGTGCGCCATGCGCGGCCGGTGCGCCATACGTGGCCGGTGCGCCATGCGCGGCCGGTGCGCCATGCGCGGCCGGTGCGCCATGCGCGGCCGGTGCGCCATGCGCGGCCGGTGCGCCATGCGCGGCCGGTGCGCCATGCGCGGCCGGTGCGCCGTACGTGGCCGGTGCGGGTGCCGGTTCCGGTACGGGCTGCGGCGGCGGAGCGGCAGCCGGAAGCGGAGCGGCAGCCGGAAGCGGTCCGGCGGAGGGCATGACAGGAGACACGACGGGGGGCGTGACCGGGGGCATGGCAGGAGGCACGGCAGAAGGCATGGCGCCGGGCGCGACCGCACCGGCGTCCGGCGCGTTCTGCTCCGCCCGCGCCGTCAGCGGTGTGTCCCACACGGTGGCAGCGCCGGTACCGCTCTTCTCAAGGCTGACCGCACCAGAGCCGGCCCCCGTGCCGCCCGTTTCCGCGGGCGTCCCCGGCGTCATCGCTGCCCCGCCAAGGCCGGCCGGCAGATCGTGCTGCCGGTCTCCTTGCCCAGGCCCACCCGCTGGTACAGGTCCACCCGTCGGCACAGGTCCACCCACTTGCTCAGGTCCACCCGGCTCGCTCGCTCCCGCTGTTCCTTCTGCTGACATGGTCCCGCGGCCCCCTTTCCGGTTCCGTCAGAACGTGTGCAGCAGCCGGCTGAAGACCCCGCATGCCCCGAGGGCCACCGGGATCAGCGCCACCACACTGACCGACTCGACGAGGTTCATCAGCCGGCGCAGCCGGACCTGAACGTGTTCCGGCACCCGCACCGCGAGCACCACCAGTGGCAGCACCGCCGCCACACACAGCACGGCGAGCGCCCCCGGTGCCCCGGAGCCGTCCGCAGCCCCTTGCCACACCAGGCCCACCCCCACCGCCGTACCGGCGGCCAACAGCGCGACGACCTCGATCACCAGGGGATAGGCACGCGCACGCGAAAGCGTCACCAGACACAGCAGCGCCGCGGCCGTCACCGACCAGCCGTCCTCCGAACCGGCCGCAAGCACTCCCGCCGCACCCGCGGAGACCGCCATGGCGACGGTGGCCGGCGCGAGACCGCGGTGGGTCGCACCGAGCGCGGTCGCCACCTGATGCCGGCTCACCGGCGCGCCGCCGGACCGCCGGTCATCGAGCCGGGTCAACCCGGCCGCCGTCAAAGCCAGTCGCGGCAGGTACCCCAGCACGAGCACCGAGACCACACCGAGTACGACTCCCGTACGCGCCACACCGGTCAGCGCCAGCGCGGCCTCCCACGCTCCCACCGCGAGCGCGACCGCCGCCGCGCCGACGAGTCCGCCGCGCCCCAGCTCGGTACGGAGGCCGAGCAGTGCGAGCGCGGCCGCAACGGTCAGTCCGACGGCGGCCAGCCGCGTCGCGCCGGCCGGGGCGGCCTGCCAGGAGGCGAGCGCGCCGAGCGCGCCGCCGCACACCAGCAGTGCGGCGCCCAGCGGACGCCGTCCGAGCCCTCCGGCAGCAGCTCCGCCGCCCGCGGCGAGCACCGCGACGACCCCGGTCCAGAGCGCGGCCGGGCCCGGCCCGTACCAACTCGCCGCCGCAACCCCGGCGACCAGCGCCAACAGCACACTCGCCGCACCGGCCGTCCACGTGCGGCTCCGCTCGTCCCAGCAGCGGCCGCGCACCGCCGGACCGCTTGCGGCTTCGTCGACGGCGCCGTCAGCGGCGTTTTCGGTGACGTGACCGGTGGCGTGCTGCACCACCGGTGCCGTCGGCGTCATCGGTGCCGTCGGTGCCGTCGTCGTCATCGGTGCCGTCGGTGCCATCGATGCTGCCGACGCCCCGTGCTCCCCCACGAACCGCACCACCGAGCCGTCGGCCAC
This portion of the Streptomyces sp. 2114.4 genome encodes:
- a CDS encoding secretion protein snm4; the encoded protein is MARRLVTADGSALSQDDSHASAQVADGSVVRFVGEHGASAASMAPTAPMTTTAPTAPMTPTAPVVQHATGHVTENAADGAVDEAASGPAVRGRCWDERSRTWTAGAASVLLALVAGVAAASWYGPGPAALWTGVVAVLAAGGGAAAGGLGRRPLGAALLVCGGALGALASWQAAPAGATRLAAVGLTVAAALALLGLRTELGRGGLVGAAAVALAVGAWEAALALTGVARTGVVLGVVSVLVLGYLPRLALTAAGLTRLDDRRSGGAPVSRHQVATALGATHRGLAPATVAMAVSAGAAGVLAAGSEDGWSVTAAALLCLVTLSRARAYPLVIEVVALLAAGTAVGVGLVWQGAADGSGAPGALAVLCVAAVLPLVVLAVRVPEHVQVRLRRLMNLVESVSVVALIPVALGACGVFSRLLHTF
- a CDS encoding NADH-quinone oxidoreductase subunit A; this encodes MPDATVGTTVAADYFQGYSVVGIIAVIGVLFVAVAFGAGRLLRPVVPTPEKLLTYECGVDPVGEGWAHTQVRYYVYAFLYVIFAVDSIFLFPWATIFAAPGFGGVTLVEMFLFLGFLAIGLLYAWKKGVLEWT